One part of the Treponema sp. OMZ 787 genome encodes these proteins:
- a CDS encoding cysteine--tRNA ligase, giving the protein MSLKLYNTLGNKKEEFVPIHEGKAGVYGCGPTVYDYAHIGNLRTYVFQDILVKTLRFLGYDVTHVMNITDVGHLTDDEDSGEDKMVKSAEERGKSVLEIAEFYTKAFFNDTERLNIERPGIVCKATEHINEMIELIKRIEANGHTYMAGGNLYYDISTFPSYGELANIKLEDLKAGARIEIDKNKRNPHDFVLWFTKSKFENQALVWDSPWGRGYPGWHIECSAMSMKYLGEQIDIHKGGIDHIRVHHTNEIAQSEGATGKKWVKYWLHNEFLVMNKGKMSKSAGSFIILEDVIKKGFSPLDYRFLLLGGHYRSQLTFSWEAMETAKNGRKNLNMRVSKLMEGLSEAEVKDYIALTESVDLKTAKEKITNQIVCGYFDDFTAAMEDDLSTPKALSELQLLIKEKDIPQKDVLTALAVMDSVLGIKLIEEAFNILNHKHSLEIDEAEIIKLIEERTSAKLDKNYKLADEIRDKLRGMGIILEDQAGKTTWKKL; this is encoded by the coding sequence ATGAGTTTAAAATTGTATAATACTCTGGGTAACAAAAAAGAAGAATTTGTTCCCATCCATGAAGGCAAGGCCGGTGTTTACGGCTGCGGACCTACCGTTTATGACTATGCACATATAGGAAACTTACGCACCTATGTTTTTCAAGATATCCTTGTTAAAACCTTGAGATTTTTAGGTTATGATGTTACCCATGTTATGAATATAACCGATGTAGGCCACCTTACTGATGATGAAGATTCGGGCGAGGACAAGATGGTAAAATCTGCAGAAGAACGAGGTAAGTCGGTTCTTGAAATTGCAGAATTTTATACCAAGGCCTTTTTTAATGATACTGAAAGACTGAATATTGAAAGGCCTGGTATTGTCTGCAAGGCTACCGAGCATATAAACGAAATGATAGAGCTTATAAAAAGAATCGAAGCAAACGGCCACACATACATGGCCGGAGGAAACCTCTACTATGATATTTCTACCTTCCCCAGTTACGGTGAGCTGGCCAACATAAAACTTGAAGATCTTAAAGCCGGAGCCCGTATCGAAATAGATAAAAATAAACGCAACCCCCATGACTTTGTTCTTTGGTTTACAAAGAGCAAGTTTGAAAATCAAGCCCTTGTTTGGGATTCGCCTTGGGGACGAGGCTATCCCGGCTGGCATATTGAATGCTCTGCCATGAGTATGAAGTACTTAGGAGAGCAAATAGATATCCACAAGGGCGGGATCGATCATATAAGGGTGCATCACACCAACGAAATAGCTCAGTCCGAGGGAGCTACGGGGAAAAAATGGGTAAAGTATTGGCTGCACAACGAATTCCTTGTTATGAACAAGGGTAAGATGTCCAAGTCTGCCGGTTCCTTTATCATTTTGGAAGATGTTATCAAAAAAGGTTTTTCTCCCCTTGATTACCGTTTCTTACTTTTGGGCGGGCATTACCGAAGCCAGCTTACCTTTTCATGGGAGGCTATGGAAACGGCAAAAAACGGCAGAAAAAACTTGAATATGAGGGTATCTAAACTGATGGAAGGTTTATCCGAAGCAGAGGTCAAGGATTATATAGCCTTAACGGAATCCGTTGATCTAAAAACTGCAAAGGAAAAAATTACCAATCAGATAGTATGCGGCTATTTTGATGATTTTACGGCCGCCATGGAAGATGACTTATCCACTCCAAAAGCTCTATCGGAACTACAGCTTTTGATAAAGGAAAAGGATATTCCGCAAAAGGATGTTTTAACGGCTCTTGCTGTTATGGATTCGGTTTTAGGTATCAAACTGATTGAAGAGGCTTTTAACATTCTTAACCATAAACATTCTCTTGAGATAGATGAGGCTGAAATTATCAAGCTCATTGAAGAGAGAACTTCGGCAAAACTTGACAAAAACTATAAACTGGCTGATGAAATTCGGGATAAGCTGAGGGGCATGGGTATAATCCTTGAAGATCAGGCCGGGAAAACAACGTGGAAAAAATTATAA
- a CDS encoding anti-sigma factor, which produces MSTCPDKDLYSAYVDGELQSPWKEQIEAHLASCEKCSIVADSYKKISLKLSENSFPELDLDGSFLKLYAKRQDCLKRMEINKNKPTSWFYKSNKIPIPALAAAALFLFVLTPVIMLSTRKTLAPSDSVAEGQLKPIDHIVSDFKLGNDLKPVNKFKLNVSNVLGINEDVLIFEGKKQGINLSKYANLYLPSLGKEEFDILNQKIEPEALFFNTQKTTTLTSLKNGQ; this is translated from the coding sequence ATGTCTACATGCCCTGATAAAGATTTATATTCAGCTTATGTTGATGGAGAGTTACAATCCCCTTGGAAAGAACAAATAGAAGCTCACTTGGCTTCGTGTGAAAAATGTAGTATTGTTGCGGACTCATATAAAAAAATAAGTCTAAAGCTGTCTGAAAATTCTTTTCCTGAACTGGATCTTGACGGCTCTTTTCTTAAGCTTTATGCCAAAAGGCAGGATTGCTTAAAAAGAATGGAGATCAACAAGAACAAGCCGACAAGCTGGTTTTATAAATCGAATAAGATACCAATTCCTGCCTTAGCAGCGGCTGCCTTGTTTCTTTTTGTTCTTACACCGGTTATTATGCTTAGTACCCGAAAAACCTTAGCTCCATCAGACTCTGTTGCTGAAGGACAGCTTAAGCCTATTGACCACATCGTTAGTGATTTTAAACTAGGTAATGATTTAAAACCGGTAAATAAATTCAAGTTAAATGTGTCTAATGTTTTGGGTATAAATGAAGATGTTTTAATTTTTGAAGGTAAAAAGCAGGGAATCAATTTAAGCAAATATGCAAATTTATATTTACCCTCTTTAGGTAAAGAGGAATTTGATATATTAAATCAAAAAATAGAACCTGAGGCTTTATTTTTTAACACTCAAAAAACAACAACTCTTACTTCATTAAAAAATGGGCAATAG
- a CDS encoding RNA polymerase sigma factor: protein MFKEKGVLRATSDEDFRSMYESLMPVIYKVAYNIVREGDIAEDICHDSLIKMTEKKMEFPSMDDAKYWLIRVTRNASLNHVKRCGRERKAYAKALKEDTRKVDTGEEIVLKQESINSVQAALEKLPKNLRAVLQLKEYGSLNYKEIGSILGISEGNVKVRVFRAREQLAKHIGESDVYMP from the coding sequence ATGTTTAAGGAGAAAGGTGTTTTGAGGGCAACATCAGATGAAGACTTTAGATCTATGTATGAATCCCTCATGCCCGTTATTTATAAAGTAGCTTACAATATAGTCAGAGAAGGGGACATAGCAGAGGATATATGCCATGATTCTTTGATCAAAATGACCGAAAAAAAGATGGAATTTCCGTCTATGGATGATGCTAAGTATTGGCTGATTAGGGTTACACGAAATGCATCTCTTAACCATGTAAAAAGGTGCGGTCGGGAGCGAAAGGCTTATGCTAAAGCATTAAAGGAAGATACTCGAAAGGTCGATACTGGAGAAGAGATAGTCTTGAAGCAGGAATCTATAAACTCTGTTCAAGCTGCTCTTGAAAAATTGCCTAAAAACTTGAGGGCTGTTTTACAGCTAAAAGAATACGGCAGTTTGAATTATAAGGAGATAGGGAGTATCCTCGGAATAAGTGAAGGTAACGTGAAGGTTCGAGTTTTTAGAGCTCGAGAACAATTAGCGAAACATATAGGAGAAAGCGATGTCTACATGCCCTGA
- the nox gene encoding H2O-forming NADH oxidase: MSKIVVVGANHAGTSAINFLTDLSKENEVVVFDKNTNISFLGCGMALWIGNQIRGSEGLFYSNKEKLEAKGAKVTMEADITRIDFDKKIVYGTVKGSQPIEESYDKLILATGSIPIMPKIKGMDLENVQQVKIFQNAQEVIDKLKNPEIKNIAVVGAGYIGVELAEAFQRHQKNVVLIDAMPSSLSNYYDKPFTDLMDKNLSDHGIKLAYNQLVQEIKGTSKVEAVVTDKGEYPADMVVVCIGFRPNTDLGKDRLETFKNGAYSVNLKQETSIKDVYAIGDCATVFDNSLGEKSYIALATNAVRSGIVAAHNAAGVPLESIGVQGSNGINIYDLKMVSSGVTVERAKKLGLDFDFTDFEDLQRPEFMEHDNPPVKLRIVYDKKTRVIIGAQMASTYDMSMGIHMFSLAIQEKLTIDKLKLLDIFFLPHFNKPYNYITMAALGAK, encoded by the coding sequence ATGAGCAAAATTGTAGTGGTAGGTGCCAATCATGCGGGAACATCGGCCATTAATTTTTTAACGGATCTTTCAAAAGAAAATGAAGTAGTTGTTTTTGACAAAAACACCAATATCAGCTTTTTAGGCTGCGGAATGGCCCTTTGGATAGGAAATCAAATCAGGGGCTCAGAAGGTCTCTTTTATTCCAATAAGGAAAAACTGGAAGCAAAGGGAGCTAAGGTTACAATGGAAGCCGATATTACCCGAATCGACTTCGATAAAAAAATCGTATACGGAACGGTAAAGGGCTCACAGCCGATTGAAGAATCCTACGATAAATTAATCCTTGCAACAGGTTCAATTCCCATAATGCCTAAGATTAAGGGCATGGACTTGGAAAATGTTCAGCAGGTAAAGATTTTTCAAAACGCCCAAGAGGTTATCGACAAACTAAAAAATCCCGAAATCAAAAATATTGCTGTAGTAGGAGCCGGCTACATCGGTGTAGAACTTGCCGAAGCCTTCCAACGCCATCAAAAAAATGTAGTCCTCATTGATGCAATGCCCTCAAGTCTTTCCAACTATTACGATAAGCCCTTTACCGATTTGATGGATAAAAATCTAAGCGATCACGGAATAAAACTTGCTTATAACCAACTCGTTCAAGAGATTAAGGGAACCTCAAAGGTAGAAGCCGTTGTTACCGATAAGGGAGAATATCCGGCCGATATGGTAGTGGTCTGCATCGGGTTTAGACCCAACACCGACCTCGGAAAGGATAGGCTTGAAACCTTTAAAAACGGAGCTTATTCGGTCAACCTAAAACAAGAAACAAGCATAAAGGATGTTTACGCCATAGGGGACTGCGCAACCGTTTTCGATAATTCTTTAGGAGAAAAATCCTACATTGCCCTTGCAACAAACGCAGTAAGAAGCGGAATTGTAGCCGCCCATAACGCAGCAGGCGTACCCTTAGAAAGCATCGGCGTTCAAGGTTCTAACGGGATCAATATCTATGATTTGAAGATGGTATCAAGCGGTGTTACTGTAGAGCGTGCAAAAAAACTCGGCCTTGACTTTGACTTTACCGACTTTGAAGACTTGCAGCGCCCCGAATTTATGGAACACGATAATCCGCCCGTAAAATTGAGAATCGTATACGACAAAAAAACAAGGGTTATAATAGGAGCTCAAATGGCTTCAACCTATGATATGTCTATGGGCATCCACATGTTCTCCCTTGCAATCCAAGAAAAACTTACTATTGATAAACTTAAACTCTTGGACATCTTCTTTTTACCCCACTTCAATAAACCGTATAATTATATAACAATGGCTGCATTGGGAGCAAAATAA
- a CDS encoding transglutaminase domain-containing protein gives MGNRFSYLFRKFFIFRFFVFLLIFCGLAAFILYLSSLTSKYPLINKITPPIASAGEEIIIEGSYFGDEIDSSWIEIGDAIIQAENCSIWTDTKIVFKYPEYQNGGIVYVAVQNKKSQPSFMASVSSIPLIKEKAHSGGIPSIIALDKDFAEVGSIIKISGENFGETRGSSQVLFVSDFNSSMIEQVEKKEDIEAARCSDYDYDFVLWSNEELHVRVPDGADSGMLLVVTASGASNSVPFRVKNKIGTKTYSNKKNFAVAAEVDISNVEAAEKNSLFIKVPLPIQSYSQRDVKVLSILPAPFVADYQGASIHQYENVNSSTKIHIRQEYGLNTYEVNTRINPVNVRVNSRQNKAIYDNYAIATELIPSNDPVIQKTASEIVQNEKNPYNKARRIYNYLLKNVDIIPASILNSGSLPVNALIEKKADTYDIAILFAALARAAGIPAQPIAGIITDVSQTVYLHWWAEFYLEGFGWVPVDLGLAKSVPFDMGVSQSENWYFGNLDAFRVAFSRGENIQSPMASNSTMVSKERSYAFYNGWEEFSGLTKYNSVWRTPNIIAIY, from the coding sequence ATGGGCAATAGATTTAGTTATTTATTTAGAAAGTTTTTTATTTTTAGATTTTTTGTATTTCTGCTTATATTTTGCGGTCTTGCGGCTTTTATTTTATATTTAAGTTCTCTGACATCCAAGTACCCTTTGATAAATAAAATTACACCTCCTATCGCTTCTGCCGGCGAAGAAATAATCATAGAAGGTTCTTATTTTGGGGACGAAATAGACTCATCGTGGATTGAAATTGGAGATGCAATTATCCAAGCAGAAAATTGCAGTATTTGGACCGATACAAAAATCGTTTTTAAGTATCCTGAATATCAAAACGGCGGCATAGTATATGTTGCCGTTCAAAACAAAAAATCTCAGCCGTCATTTATGGCTTCAGTTTCATCAATTCCCTTAATAAAAGAAAAGGCACATTCAGGCGGTATTCCTTCAATTATTGCTTTGGACAAGGATTTTGCCGAGGTCGGCAGTATCATAAAAATTTCAGGCGAAAATTTTGGAGAAACAAGAGGCAGCTCTCAAGTTTTGTTTGTTTCCGATTTTAATTCTTCAATGATTGAGCAAGTTGAAAAAAAAGAAGACATAGAAGCAGCCCGATGTTCAGACTATGACTATGATTTTGTGCTTTGGTCAAACGAGGAGCTTCATGTAAGAGTTCCGGATGGAGCTGATTCGGGAATGCTTTTGGTTGTAACGGCATCCGGTGCCAGCAACTCTGTTCCATTTAGAGTAAAAAACAAGATAGGCACAAAAACCTACTCCAACAAAAAGAATTTTGCAGTTGCTGCTGAAGTCGATATTTCGAATGTCGAGGCTGCAGAAAAAAATTCTCTTTTTATAAAGGTTCCGCTGCCGATTCAATCCTATTCTCAAAGGGATGTTAAGGTCTTGTCGATTTTGCCGGCTCCCTTTGTTGCCGACTATCAGGGGGCTTCAATTCATCAATATGAAAATGTAAATTCTTCTACAAAAATTCACATACGGCAAGAGTACGGCCTAAACACCTATGAGGTAAATACAAGGATTAATCCGGTTAATGTAAGGGTAAACTCTCGGCAAAACAAGGCTATCTACGATAATTATGCCATAGCTACTGAGCTTATACCCTCTAATGATCCTGTCATTCAAAAGACCGCATCAGAAATTGTTCAAAATGAAAAAAATCCTTACAATAAGGCTAGACGCATATATAATTATTTATTGAAAAATGTAGACATCATTCCGGCTTCTATATTGAATTCTGGGTCATTACCTGTGAATGCTTTGATAGAAAAAAAAGCCGATACCTATGATATAGCCATTTTGTTTGCAGCTCTTGCAAGGGCTGCCGGCATACCTGCACAACCGATTGCCGGTATTATAACTGATGTTTCACAAACTGTTTATCTTCACTGGTGGGCAGAGTTTTATTTGGAAGGCTTCGGATGGGTTCCTGTAGACTTGGGGTTGGCCAAGTCGGTTCCGTTTGATATGGGCGTTTCCCAAAGCGAAAACTGGTACTTCGGTAACTTAGATGCTTTTAGGGTTGCGTTTTCCCGCGGGGAAAATATTCAGTCTCCTATGGCTTCCAATAGTACAATGGTATCGAAAGAACGAAGTTATGCCTTTTATAACGGCTGGGAAGAATTTTCGGGTCTTACAAAATACAACTCCGTTTGGCGTACGCCGAATATAATAGCAATTTATTAA
- the murB gene encoding UDP-N-acetylmuramate dehydrogenase produces MNNLFSILHNTPLFQEGTIEFDKPIKPLTSYKIGGSAEAVFFPKTEENLKEALIFLSKNKIPASLIGGGTNILVSDKGFKGVLISLKNLNKIEIVSESQGKIFVRAGAGVLIDDLTKWAANNSVSGLHAFGGLPGTVGGALFMNARCYNVSISDRVKSVKYILEDDEKTRFEEYEYKAADWDYKVSPFQPSSISTEITKDRKIVLSAVFTLTYGIKEEITSKTEEKIQDRISKGHFKAPSAGSTFKNNRTFGVPSGKLIEDAGLKGLCEGGAQVAPWHGNFIINKDGASASDVKILIEKVQETVKDKTGFLLEPEVIFAGDWS; encoded by the coding sequence ATGAATAATCTATTTAGTATACTTCATAATACCCCTTTATTTCAAGAGGGAACTATAGAATTCGATAAACCTATAAAACCCCTTACATCATATAAGATCGGGGGCTCGGCAGAGGCAGTTTTTTTTCCGAAAACTGAAGAAAATTTAAAAGAAGCCCTGATTTTCCTTAGTAAAAATAAGATTCCGGCCTCTTTAATCGGAGGCGGAACAAATATTCTTGTCTCGGATAAGGGGTTTAAGGGCGTTTTAATAAGTCTAAAAAACTTAAACAAGATAGAAATTGTAAGCGAATCCCAAGGCAAGATTTTTGTAAGAGCCGGGGCCGGAGTTTTGATTGATGATCTAACAAAATGGGCCGCAAACAATTCCGTTTCGGGCTTGCATGCTTTTGGCGGCCTTCCCGGAACTGTAGGCGGAGCCTTATTTATGAATGCCCGCTGTTATAATGTTTCAATTTCGGATAGGGTAAAATCGGTAAAATATATCTTAGAAGATGATGAAAAAACCCGCTTTGAAGAATATGAATACAAGGCTGCGGATTGGGACTACAAGGTTTCGCCTTTTCAGCCTAGTTCCATAAGTACCGAAATTACAAAAGATAGAAAAATAGTGCTTTCAGCCGTTTTTACTCTGACATATGGAATAAAAGAAGAAATTACTTCAAAAACCGAGGAAAAAATTCAAGATAGAATTTCAAAGGGGCATTTTAAGGCTCCTTCTGCAGGAAGCACATTTAAAAATAATCGGACCTTTGGGGTGCCCAGCGGCAAGCTGATAGAGGATGCAGGCTTAAAAGGCCTTTGCGAAGGCGGGGCTCAGGTCGCTCCATGGCATGGGAATTTTATAATTAACAAGGATGGAGCCTCTGCTTCAGATGTGAAAATTTTGATAGAGAAGGTTCAAGAAACTGTAAAAGATAAAACAGGCTTTTTACTTGAACCTGAAGTTATTTTTGCAGGAGATTGGAGTTAG